A segment of the Acidobacteriota bacterium genome:
GCGAGGCGAAAGTGCCGTTCTTCAGCGCGAGCGCGAGCGAGTTCATCGAGATGATCGTCGGCGTCGGGGCGAGCCGCGTGCGCGAGCTGTTCGCCGAGGCGCGCAAGGTCGCCCCCGCCATCGTCTTCATCGACGAGATCGACACGATCGGCCGCGCGCGCGGTGGCGCGCGGGCGTTCGGCGGCCATGACGAGCGCGAGCAGACGCTCAACCAGATCCTGACCGAGATGGACGGCTTCTCCGGCCATGAAGGCGTGGTCGTGCTCGCGGCGACGAACCGGCCGGACGTGCTCGATCCGGCGCTGCTCCGGCCCGGGCGATTCGACCGGCAGATCATCATCCATCCGCCCGACCACAAGGGGCGCGTCGAGATCCTGAAGGTGCACACGCGCCGGGTGCCGCTCGCGGCCGACGTCGACCTCGACCGGCTCGCGTCGGCGACGCCCGGCATGACCGGTGCCGACCTCGCGAACCTCGTGAACGAGGCCGCGCTGCTCGCGGCGCGCCGGCAGCTCGACGCGGTGCACCAGCGCGAGCTGATCGACGCGCTCGAGAAAGTGCAGCTCGGCACGGCGCGCAACGTCGTGATTCCCGAGGACCAGCGGCGCCGGACCGCGTACCACGAGGCTGGGCACGCGCTCCTCGGCATGCTGCAGCCCGGCGCCGATCCGGTGCGCAAGGTGTCGATCATCCCGCGCGGCCGCGCGCTCGGCGTGACGGTGTCGACGCCGGACGCCGATCGCTACGGGTTCGACGCGAACTACCTGCGCGGCAAGATCATCGGCGCGCTCGGCGGCATGGCGGCCGAGCAGGAGGTGTTCGACGTGGTGAGCACCGGCGCCGAGAACGACCTCGAGATGGTGACGCGCGTCGCGCGGGCGATGGTCGGGCGATGGGGCATGTCGCCGCGGATCGGCACGCTCTCCGTGCTGCCGGCCGACGGCGATCCGCGGATGGCGGGCGTGTCGGACGGCCTGCTCGACGTCGTGGACGACGAGGTGCGCCGCATCACCGACGAGTGCTACGGCGAGGCGCGGCGCCTGCTGCGCGAGCACCGCGGCAAGCTCGACGCCATCGTCGCCGAGCTGCTCGAGCACGAGAGCCTGGACGAAGCCGAGATCTATGCGGCAGCCGGTTTGCCGCGGCCGACGGCGCGGCCGGAGCCGGCGCCGCTGCCGGCGTGACGGAGCGAATCATGCCCGAGACGTCGGTGGCGGCCGGCGACGCGCTGCCGCCGGAGGCGAAGGTCATCGAGGTACGCGTCGGCGAGCTGCGGCAGCTCTTCAACGCGATCGATCCGTCGCCGTTCCGCGAGCGCGATCTCGACCCGCGCGCCGAGGAGTTCATCGTCGACTGGGCGCGAGACTACCCGCACGACGCCGCGCTGGCGCTTCGCGTGCACCTCGAGCGCGGCGCCGGGCTCGCCGACGAGGCCGCGCTGCTGCGCGACGCCGTCCACGAGTACTTCCATCAGCGCGCGATCGAGGCGCAACGCCGGCTCCGCGACCTGTTCCGTCGCGGCCGCATCAGCCTGGTCATCGCCCTGTGCTTCCTCGCGGCATCGACGGCGGCCGGCGACGTGCTGGCGGACTCGTTCGGCGAATCGCGGCTCGCCGACGTGCTCCGCGAAGGCTTCCTCATCGGCGGCTGGGTCGCGATGTGGCGGCCGCTCGAGGTGTTCCTGTACGACTGGTGGCCGATTCGCGCCGACGTCCGCCTGTTCAGGCGGCTGAGCCGCATGCCCGTCCGCCTCGACTACGCCGGCGCGCGCGCGACCGACGCATGGCGATCCGACTGGCCGGCCGTCCCGGCCGCCAGGAGCGCGGGCCCATCGCATCCCGGCGCGGAACCCGCGAGCGACGACGGGACGCTGCGCTGACGGCCGCGGCCGTCACCACGGCGGCAGCGTGTTGTACAGGAACTCCCTCACGTAGGGATCGTCCGACGCGAGGATCTCGGCGGCATGACCCTCGAAATGGATCCGCCCGTCGTTCAGCAGGATGAAGTCGGCGGTCTTCGGGTTGTCCACCTGGACGATCTCGATCGCATCGCCACGCCGTACGGCTTCGTGGGTGGCGATGTAGAACGCGTCGCGGATCTGATGGGTGGCGACGATCGCGGTCACGCGTTCGAGGTCGCGCAGCTTGACGATCTCGTTGTCCACCGTCGCGGCGGTGAGCGGGTCGAGCCCGGTCGTCGGATCGTCGAAGAGCAGCAGGCTCGGCTTCGTCGCCATGCCCCGCGCGAGTCCGACGCGGCGGCGCTGCCCGCCCGACAGCTCCGACGGCAGGCGCTCGATGTACTCGCCGAGTCCGACGAAGCCGAGCACCTCCTCGACCCGCGCGCGCGCCTCGGCGAGCGGCATGTCGGTCTCTTCGTACAGGCGGTAGCCGACGTTCTCGTTCACCGTCAGCGAGTCGAACAGCGCGTTCTCCTGGAAGACCATCCCGATGTCGCGCCGCACCGCGAGCAGCTCGCGCTCCGTCATCCGATCGATGCGGTGACCGTTGACCGTGATGGCGCCAGAGTCCGGCCGGTACAGGCCGAGCAGCAGCTTGAGCAGCACGGACTTGCCGCTGCCGCTCGGCCCGAGCAGGAACAGCATGCTGCCGCGCCGGACGGAGAAGCTCACGTCCTGCAGCACCCGGTGGTCGCCGAACGCGAACGAGACGTGCTCGACGATCACGCTGGCCTGGACAGCGTCGGCTGGCTCGAGCCCGCCGGCGTCCGGCCGCGCGGCATCAATCTGCGGTGCGCCGGTCACGACAGTCATCATATGCCGTGGCCTCGACGGCCCATCCGCACGGCGCTCACGTCGTCCGCGGCAGCGCCGTGTAGACCCGCGTGATGAAGCCCTGCAGCTCGGTCATGAAGGTGCGC
Coding sequences within it:
- the ftsH gene encoding ATP-dependent zinc metalloprotease FtsH; this encodes MAGQAQQAASNPGRDRPPVVPPPQPAQPPAPRPWRTEGLPNPAGPPSPQRPRWMRIAAIWIVGYAIVFGVLTIQDRLSGPTLVPYTEFKAQVVGKNVAEVFARGDSIEGQLKKPAPIPGQTAGTYQQFTTERPTFAGDDLLAELSDGTAIVRATPLVQQRGLLTNLLISLAPLLLLVGFYVWMFRRQQGALGGMIGSGRQKRVDPESVRVTFADVAGIDEVEAEINEIVDFLKDPGRYERLGARAPKGVLLAGAPGTGKTLLARATAGEAKVPFFSASASEFIEMIVGVGASRVRELFAEARKVAPAIVFIDEIDTIGRARGGARAFGGHDEREQTLNQILTEMDGFSGHEGVVVLAATNRPDVLDPALLRPGRFDRQIIIHPPDHKGRVEILKVHTRRVPLAADVDLDRLASATPGMTGADLANLVNEAALLAARRQLDAVHQRELIDALEKVQLGTARNVVIPEDQRRRTAYHEAGHALLGMLQPGADPVRKVSIIPRGRALGVTVSTPDADRYGFDANYLRGKIIGALGGMAAEQEVFDVVSTGAENDLEMVTRVARAMVGRWGMSPRIGTLSVLPADGDPRMAGVSDGLLDVVDDEVRRITDECYGEARRLLREHRGKLDAIVAELLEHESLDEAEIYAAAGLPRPTARPEPAPLPA
- a CDS encoding ATP-binding cassette domain-containing protein: MTGAPQIDAARPDAGGLEPADAVQASVIVEHVSFAFGDHRVLQDVSFSVRRGSMLFLLGPSGSGKSVLLKLLLGLYRPDSGAITVNGHRIDRMTERELLAVRRDIGMVFQENALFDSLTVNENVGYRLYEETDMPLAEARARVEEVLGFVGLGEYIERLPSELSGGQRRRVGLARGMATKPSLLLFDDPTTGLDPLTAATVDNEIVKLRDLERVTAIVATHQIRDAFYIATHEAVRRGDAIEIVQVDNPKTADFILLNDGRIHFEGHAAEILASDDPYVREFLYNTLPPW